In Selenomonas sp. TAMA-11512, a genomic segment contains:
- the amrS gene encoding AmmeMemoRadiSam system radical SAM enzyme encodes MADAYDRGHTRETALPAQADADERVTCTLCPHACRLRAGETGFCRARENVGGVIRAKNYGRLTALALDPIEKKPLYHFHPGSFILSVGSFGCNLACPFCQNAAIAMADDSIETEDVSPERLAALAADLRRRAPGNLGVAFTYNEPLVGFEYILDTAPLLHAAGMRVVLVTNGMISDEPLARLLPHVDAMNIDLKGWREEHYRRLGGNLETVKATIARAAEMCHVEVTTLIVPGMNDGTEDMDEEARWLASLSPDLPLHISRYFPRHRLSTPPTPIETVDRLTAIAARHLHHVHRGNC; translated from the coding sequence ATGGCGGATGCGTATGATCGAGGGCATACGCGCGAAACGGCTCTCCCTGCGCAGGCGGACGCGGACGAGCGCGTCACCTGCACACTCTGTCCCCATGCCTGCCGTCTGCGCGCAGGGGAGACCGGCTTCTGCCGCGCGCGCGAAAACGTCGGCGGCGTCATCCGCGCGAAGAACTACGGACGCCTGACGGCGCTCGCGCTCGACCCGATTGAGAAGAAGCCGCTGTATCACTTTCATCCCGGCAGCTTCATTCTATCCGTCGGCAGCTTCGGCTGCAATCTCGCCTGTCCCTTCTGTCAGAACGCGGCCATCGCGATGGCGGACGATTCCATCGAGACGGAGGATGTATCGCCCGAGCGCCTTGCCGCCCTTGCCGCGGATCTGCGGCGCCGCGCTCCCGGCAACCTCGGCGTCGCCTTCACCTACAACGAGCCGCTTGTCGGCTTCGAGTACATCCTGGACACGGCGCCCCTCCTGCACGCGGCGGGGATGCGGGTCGTGCTCGTCACGAACGGCATGATCTCGGATGAACCGCTCGCGCGCCTCCTGCCACACGTCGACGCGATGAACATCGACCTCAAGGGCTGGCGAGAGGAGCACTACCGCCGTCTCGGCGGCAATCTGGAGACCGTCAAGGCGACCATCGCCCGCGCCGCGGAGATGTGTCACGTCGAGGTGACGACGCTCATCGTTCCCGGGATGAACGACGGCACGGAGGATATGGACGAGGAAGCGCGCTGGCTCGCCTCCCTCTCTCCCGATCTCCCGCTGCACATCAGCCGCTACTTCCCGCGCCACCGCCTCAGCACGCCGCCGACACCGATCGAAACCGTCGATCGCCTCACCGCGATTGCCGCGCGGCATCTGCATCACGTCCATCGCGGGAACTGCTGA